TTCCATCCTGAGGCAtccatagaagagagagagagagagagagagagagagagagagagagagagagagagagagagataataagcaGCTTCATCAAATAagacagatagagaggaggTTTATGAATATCACGAGagataatggaaataatatTGGCGTGAGGCgacagaagagaaggatgaaagaagccgtgaaagggagagaagaaatgggagCGAACAAGaggataataatgaagataaagaaacattatatttgttacacaagatgaaaaaaagaagaaaaataaaacgacaAAGAACACTGAAGGATGATAAAGattaggaataaaaataaaaagtaagtcgTGAAACAAGATAGCGAGAAAGGTATTCAtgtaaaaaggtaggaagaaaatttaaaagaaaagaacaaagatgaaaggaaggtgaaagaaattGTTGAAAAGAATCAAgggaagaatgataaaagagacAGAACAGACcagaaaaagtaggaaaggataaaagactgggagagaaatagaaaacatgTACAAcacgcgaagagagagagagagagagagagagagagagagagagagagagagagagagagagagagagaggaagaatgaaaataaaagtcgTTGTTGGTGAGTGGCACGTGAGGAAACAGACCGAGTTCTCATTATCCTGAAGCATCTgcggtgagggaggagaagagaaagaaggtaacTCACTCACTACTAGTTCACAAGTgcgtagtaaaaagaaaaaaatgtaaaataaaagtaaacagtTTGTAAGAGAGATTCGTGAGGCGAGGGAACAAAAAGCGAGGCCTAATTTAGTACATAACATTTGAGAAGCAACggtaacacactaacacactagcAGTTCACAAGTGAGTGCTGTGAGAGACAAGAAATAAACATTTGAAAAGTAAGTTGTAATGAGGCATGTTTGAGAGAGGCTGGTGCTGACCCTATGATTAATTATCTACGCCAGGGAGGAAGCGATAATTATATAACATTTAGCAAGGGGAGGTAACGCAGTAGTACTTCGTAAATGTGTCATGCGATAGAGATACTTGTAGAAGAAACTGTTGTCTAGTTACGTGTTGCGAGGCACGGATAGGGAAGAGACTGACACGTCCCTATCATTTAAGTGACACAAGGATCAAGAGTTACATAACGTTTGGAAAGGGAATGGAGGGTAATATAACAATTATATAGTTAAATGCGTactgtgaaagagaaagaagtaaatagTTCCTCAGTTGTTGTGACGAGGCATGAGTGAGAGGCTTGTGCTAAGTGAGCGAGGAGACCATTAGACCAAGAGACAGTTATGTAACATTGGCTAGGCAGTATAAATTCTCCAAACTCCACACCCTCTTCTCAAGTTCCAGGCTCTGTTGTTGCCACTCGTCACTTAGCATGCCTCGCCAACTCCTGTGGTGGTTCTCCTTCCCCCAAACTCCCCTGCCCTCCGCCTCACAACAATGCCTCGCCCACACATCCCCGCCACCCCAGCTTCTATTCATTCAGATGATggcccactccaccaccaccatcaccgccactaccaccctcTCTTGTCTTGGCTAGGAAACTGTCTTTATGCACCACACAAAGCATGACATATATTtgatgaggagagaggaagaaacgtgtgtgtgtgtgtgagtcaataCAGCGTCTTCTTCCTGCCATGCAATTAATGATCagaagtgcgtgtgtgtgtttcatgtagTAGTACGAGTAATGTTCTTGCACACCAGTGATGACTAAGGCGCACGGGACTGAGGTATTACTGCAGCCCATCAGCCTGCGGTTTACACCTGCCCCAGCCGATACGTCACAAAAATATACTTGTGTGGGTGTACTCGTGGCGACGTTGCCAAATCTCCCGGTTAATAAAAAGTGAAGTATGGTTCACCCAGTACCGATAACTCCTAAGGTGACTGGAGGTGACAAagagggcaggtgtgtgtgaccCAAGCGTTCAAGTGCCATTCAGGAGCACGGAATGGCTTGcgtctgaaaaaaataaatgtattgcACCAATGCACCCAGTTAGCTTACACGAGCAAGGCTCCGTCCGCCCCGCGCCGCCCGAGCCACGAGTCCTCAGTTACCTCCTCACCGCACTGCCAACGCACGATCAATACAGAATTATACTCGCTAACCTATCCTTACCCACGCAGAGGACAATAAAATAGGTGCGTGTGCAACCTCCCGCAAGCTCCTCCCATTCCCCCTCCGTATTGCACCTAGGGAgttgagaaggggagaaggtacATCGTGCAGTACGAGAGTGTGAGGCGCGGGGTGCCAGTGCGGGCCAAGGTGAGGGCAGTCAGAACGAATCTTCTGCGCTTGTGTGAGGGTGAGGCATATATGTGTGTCCCGAATGAGAACCGCAGTAGTATCGCCTGTGCACTTCTTCAGTGAGCATTTGCGCTTTGGACTTGGAGACTACCTCGCTAGTGAACAGTGAGAGACAGTCTGAGCTCCGCCGTGCTAGAGTGAACATGGTGCTCTGTGTGTCCCAGTGAAGAGGAATCTGTGCTACCACTAAGCCCTGCCACCTTCTGGTGACTGGACACACCTCACCACTTCTCTGTTTAAACGTTGTTGGTGAGTATTGTGATTGTGGTTCACTGATTTAGCATCATGTGTGTAGTGAATAACTTTGACGCTTgcggaaatgggaaagaaaaaaaaaaacttcgtcTTGGTAGTGAGCGAGTGTGTTCCTCTGCGACAAACGCGTCTACATACACTCATTTAACTTACCATTACCTGGAGAAATACATTAAGATTGCTATAAGATTGCCGGGAATTAACTTACACAGCGAGCGAGCACCAAGGGTGAAAGTCAAGAGTCTTCAAGGCGCACCAAGGTTCAAGAGGGCTCAGGCAGAGAGGCGGAAGTGTTGGGCTTACCAACttagaacctctctctctctctctctctctctctctctctctctctctctctctctctctctctctctctcagccttaaAGAAAACTCACGAGTTAATGTCTGAGAGGGCACGCACCTCTTAAAACAAACGCaggcacacatgcacacaaacatCTGACCCACATTTCTAAATAGCTTGGCTAGTAAACAAACACGAGAGTTATAAATACTGTGATGGTTTTAGTAGCGAGAGAGATTGTCGTGTCGAAACTTATTTCATGAATATTGTAAAGTTTCTTGTCACTTCTCAGTAAACACTCCCTACGTTGCACAACTGCATGCTTCATTCACATTCCAAGCAAACACTCGGGTAAATTTAGCAAGGATAAGTTCGTCTCAGGTTTCTAATTTAGATTCCCGCGCTGTCCTGGTGACGTCATGGGTTCCAGGCAGTGTTATGTAATGATAACCTGGTGTATGTTCCCTTTAGTGGTGCGTTGCTGCATGTTCTCTTTAGGGTCAGTGGCGCGTCTCGTGCTGGAGTAGGATTATGGTGGCGAAGATTGTAGCATTAACAGAACGTAGCAGCCCAGTTTAGGTTACAGATTGAGTGAATGCAATTTCTATATTGACTGGCAAAAATTTAAAATTGCAACAGCAGTAAGCACATGTGTAAGTGATGAATGAGTTAGGATGTTTTATGAATGCACATTGACTCCTATTAAGTTGAAAagtagaaatgaagaaacacTGTTAACCATCGCCTTTCTTCCCCAACAGATAGTCATGGCCATGTTGCCACCCGGCCTTGGCTCCTCATATCCCGTGGCGATGGATATGGACCACgcctacccacccaccaccattcCCCAGCCGCAGCCCCAGTACATCCCACATCCCCAACAGCAGCTCCAGCCTCAGCCCCAGCCCCAGCCCAGCACCATGGAGCACCCCGAGAGCCCCAGGGAGACAATGGAGATGCAGGGTGTTTCGGAGCCGCCGTACCAGTGCAAGATCTGCGGGAAGGGCTTTGCTATCCCCGCCAGGCTTGCTCGCCACCACCGCGTCCACACCGGAGAGAAGCCTTTCAAGTAAGTATGCCTGGTGTggctagagggagggagagattagACTTGAGAGTTTGTATTTATCTCGAGGAATAGTATCTTGTCAAATACAGAAGTGTGGAGGTTGATACACGTAAAGTGGGTGAGGACTAGGTTATGAAGGGCAAGCACAGAATTCAGTCTCATGTTTGTACTTAATTAAGatgtattttccaatatggaTAGACCATAGTTCAATAGAGCTTTGGGTATGTCACTTCCCACTTTAGAGGACCAACAATTCACTCATGGTAAAAGAATTCTCGATATGGATGATTCGTTACAATAGGCACACCACTTAACACTTCATCAAACCAGCTGATATGAAAGAGATTTAGACACACTCCTTAAAATAAAACCAATTGAAATAAGACAAGGGAGAGCGGGACAGTAATAGAGAGCCACAGACAAGCCCAACCAGTTGAAGACATCCCGTTCTTATGACCTTGCTTTCTCTTCAGGTGTGAGTTCTGCGAGAAAACCTTCAGCGTCAAGGAGAACCTGAATGTGCACCGCCGCATCCACACCAAGGAACGGCCCTACAAGTGTAACATTTGCGATCGCTCCTTTGAACACTCAGGCAAGCTGCACCGCCACATGAGAACCCACACCGGCGAGCGGCCCCATAAGTGCGAGGTGTGTACCGTCCTGGTCTGTCTGCATGCCGGGGCTAGGAGGGACTGGTTTAGCGTTTCTTGGAAGGAGGCAGCGGGTAGGGGTAGCTGATCAAGGGATTTATCTGGGTTTGGTGTGTTGAGACTATTTTAAGGGGGTGTAAGGGGTTTAGTTTGGTTTGATGGGTTTATACAACTACTTAAATGGTAAATAGTAAAGTTAGCTCCTCGTTTGGTGTACACAGATACCTATTCACTGATATATAGAGTAATGCTGAAACTAAGCGAGTAATAAAAGCTTAAAACTGTTTCATTACTAACTTTCCGGTTATTGATGggtttcatttgatttttgcACCACAGCGTGAGGCAGAGTCAATGGGTCAAAGATTTGATGGATAAGGATAGGAGCTTAAAAGTTTAATTTCGCCAGATAGGTAGCTTACGTATGTGGTAAGGTTATTTGTTGAACtacagtgtagtgtgtgtgtctggcgtaCATAACgtgttgtgtttattgttgCAGGTGTGCGGCAAAACGTTTGTGCAGTCAGGCCAGCTAGTTATCCACATGCGCGCCCATACTGGAGAGAAACCATATACTTGCGAGTATTGCCAGAAAGGATTCACTTGCTCCAAGCAGCTCAAGGTGCACATCCGCACGCACACGGGCGAGAAGCCTTACGAGTGCGACGTGTGCGGCAAGACCTTCGGCTACAACCACGTGCTCAAGATGCACAAAATGTCCCACCTGGGAGAAAAACTGTACAAATGCACGCTGTGTGAGGAGTTCTTCAGCTCCCGCAAGGCGCTGGACCGTCACATCAGGGACCATAACAACCCCTCCGCCCACCATCACCCCCAGCCCTGCCACTCCAACCAGGCACAGACCTCCGTCATGCCCCAGCCTCAAGACCTCCCCTGGAAACCCTCCCCACCCTCCAGAGAGCCCGAGGTGGTGGACGTGCgtgactcctcctcttcgtccagcACGTCCAACTCGCCGCCCGCGAACCCCTCACCTGTGGCCTCTTGGGACAGCGATTCCATGGACCAGCATCACCAGCTGACATTTCGTGACCTCCGCAGGAGCTCCCCCGATTGCCCCGTCGCCAGCGGACCCGAGGTGTACACCTGTTACGGAAGCGACGGAGTCGGGTCTCGATCCCCTGGATACATCAGTGATGACAGCGGTCGAGGCGCTAGTCCCGTCAGTGacactctctccccccctcgATCTCCAATCCCTGCTGGACCTGCTGTAACTCCGCCCCACCTTATGGAACCCCCGCTCGCCCACCCGCATCCCATCGACTACAACCTGCTGCTGCGGCGCCTCTATCCTGACCTGGTAACTCCCCGCGCAGAGTCTTCGCCGCGCTTCACACTTACCACAGAGACGGGTGAGCGTGTCTCCTACCCCTACGAGATTCTGCTGCGGCTGCAGCGCAAGACGGAGCAGAGTCtgctggaggagcaggaggccatgcggcggcagcagcagcagcttgagGAGCACCTGCGGAGAGAGGAAGTGCGCCACAAGCGCGAGCGCGTGTTCATCGATACCGTGCAGCGCGTGCTGGAGGCGTTAATAGGGCGGGAACGGCTGGAGCGACTGGGTTACCCAAGTACCTCCACGGACGAGGTGCTGATGCGCACCTTGCAGGTGATGGGCTCCCAGCCTTGCAAGGAACCCTCGCTCTCCCCCATCGACCGCATCAAGGTGAACCTGAGGCTGCTGCTGGAGTGCAGCGTGCCGGACCAGGAGATGTGGGCGAAGTTTGGATGGAGAGGCAAGCCCATCGACGACATCGTGGCGGAGTTCCTCAACTTCTGCTAGTGAGGGGAGGTGCTCCGTGCCGTGCCACCGCGCCGGCACGCCGATCTCAGGACTCCCCTCCACGCCGCTCAGTATTGTGGACTCTCGGGGCCACGCTCTAGTCATCGCGACTCACCATCCTGTACATTCCATATTGTATTTAATGCACAATCAGCGGCACTCATACCTGACGTGTCCAACATAAgtccatatacatatatattatacgtatataaatatatattttaaatGTATTGTTAATAAATGACAAGATATAAAACGTTGTCTCTCTCTGAACACCAACACCTTATTACCAGGCAGGGTGAAGGGTGGAGCAGAGCGCCGAGCCACACGTTTTTATCGCGCATGTCCTCCACACTACAAAAAGTTGGCCACAGACAACGTCTTGAGGCTTCACCTTGAATTACCTGTAAACGTTAATGATGTGAgaggctcgtgtgtgtgtgtgtgtgtagaaggaaGGGCGGGAAACTCATGCCTGAGTCACGTGATGAAAGtatgtgggtgagtgggtgtgagTGTTTAGAAGCACTGCTGCTTTGTTGGTGGATGTGTTTTTGTTAGCGTTGAAGTGATTGACCTCTATCACCTATAACTCcctcaaacactctctctctctctctctctctctctctggtcaccgTCAATTGAAAAGTAATGTTTCAGTCGCCCGTAAAGAAGGCCCACCAGACGAAGGTAAAGGTTAAGTGCAGGCTGGAAGGAATATTGCTGACCCACAGTTTTTGTTGAGTGGTCAATCCCCcctactccccctctctctctctctctctctctctctctctctctctctctctccccgttgcCCCTAAAAGATTCTGCTGATTATTTGTCTTTCGAGGATctgtttcactattttattgGTGGGTTAGGAAGTTGTTGTGGGCGTTAGTGTAGTATTGAGGGTTTTTAATGACTTTGGGGATAGTTTTCAGGGTTTTATTAGACATTAGTGCGTTTTTCATAACATTATAGTGatattttaaaaggttttgaaAGTTAGTGGATTTTCAAAGGTGTTGCATGATTCATGTGATCATGTGGTTCTGTTGGATAttattaacgtttttttttaactcattcagtattgggacgcattttgatcttgagttttatgtacgactagaccattttattgacattacgaagggtctatggaggtcagaagattaatggccacagtcttcactattctaatctcccacacaagtttctgaagctgtataaaatcaccaaatagtaaatacaatgaatatggaaatgcgtcatgctaCTCAGAGGTTAAAAGGTTATTCTAGTGGCAGTTTAACAGGCTTTAGTACATTGTTCGTTTGTTGGTTGGTGATAAAGGCCGTTTCCCTGATCGTGATGATTAGTTAAACAGGTTAATATGtttgatttttaagggtgttaagAATCTGATGACAGATTTGCAGGAGCTCCAGTAGAAGTTactaatcccttgagtaccatgacacgtttccattttcattctgtctACTATCttgtgatttcatacagcttcagaaacctatgtggggggattagaatagtgaagactgtagccattaatcttcagtaccatgacgcgtttccatattcattctgcttactagcttcagaaacttatgtgggggattaaaatagtgaagactgtagccattaatcttctgacctctataaacctttcctaatgtcaataatatggtccaatcgtacacaaatctcaaggtaaaaatgtgtcccaatattgaagctAAGGAATCTCGGGACGTATTCATCATGGTCTAACACACATTTCAATAGACATTAGGGCAGGTTTTTCAAGAGCATTTCCGTGATAAAGACAACACTGCAACGGAATCTAATGAAAgatattgtggttttcaaggatgcTCATCgagtttaacccattcagtactgggacacatttttaccttgagatttgtataccattagaccattttattgacattaggaagggtgtatgaaggtcagaagattaatggccacaatcttcactacttcaatcctccaactaagtttctgaagctacataaaaccaacaaatagtaaccagaatacaAGGAAGCGCGTcttggtactcaaagggttaaacgTTACGGCGTCTCTGTTGACCACACTTAACatgctgtctcctcctcctcctcctcctcctcctcctcttcctcttcctcttcctcctcctcctcctcctcctcttcctcttcttcctcctcctcctcctcctcctcctcctcctcctcctcctcctcctcctcctcctcctcctcctcctcctccttctcctcctcttcctcctcctcctcctcctcctcctcatcatcatcatcatcatattaatctaattaTGTAGACTGTGTTATATAAGGTTGTCATGATGGgtcagcttaggttaggttaagttaggaaaaGCTTGGTTGggataggttgggttaggtttggataggtcagctttggttaggttaggttaggttaggaaaggcctggttgggttaggttagtttatgtaaaaattggttaagttaggtttaaaacggttaagttagcttaggatagattaggttaggttagggaagattaagcgaggtgaggtgaggtgaggttagggtaggttaggtagggtaggttagggtcaggttaggttaggttaggccaagGGTTCTCAAAGTGGTCGATATCGATCCCTAGGGGTCGATCGGAACATCCAAGGGGTCGATGAATAGCCACGGGGTCGAAAGGGGGTCGATGAATGTTTACTGCTGGAGTAGAAGGGGCCATTTAATCTCCTATTTGAAATTCTCGATAATAATTTGTAAAAATCTGAAGGATATCAGACACCATtaggctaaaaaaaaatatgttcatTTATTGAATCCAGACATAATTTACACCTCGACATATTTTCTTACTGTGATACCTTTTTATCATActtcataactactactactactaccactactactactattactactactactactactactactactactactactactactactactactactactactaccattcatATTGATTTTGGCATCGGTGTTTTTCCCTTGAATTAAAAGCTAGGGGATCGATGGAAAATTTGAAACTTCATTGGGGGGGTCAACAAGCCAAAAATGTTTGCGAACCTCTGGGTTAGACTGAATTAGAACAAGATACCTTAAATCAGTATAATCAAGTTAGACTGAGTTCGGTTTGGTATAAATTAATTTGGTTTAAGTTAGGTCAAGTAAATCATTCTGGGCAAAAGTCGCTGGTGTGGCCAAACTTAACTTGTGCACTGAAGCCTCTCTGTGTTCTGAAACTTGCACATCCTCACATGGCACCAGTCTGTCCACTACACGCTGATGAGGAGACACTCTACTTTATGACACGCTTACGAGGCAGTCCACTCTCACACTCCCACAtttggaggagaagagaggagaggagaggaacggaaaggataggaagagaaagaggggtagACAGGGCAATTAgacaggacagaagaggagaggagaggagagcaacggaaaggataggaagagaaagagaggggtagACAGGGCAAttagacaggacaggacaggagaggagaggaaagtataggaagaggaagagaaggaaaggggcaGACAGGACAATTAGACAGGACAaaagaggacaggagaggaaaggaaaggtgtagccgagagaaggaagaaaaagaggacgaaaAGGCGGTGGTAGTgagaaggcggaggaagaggaggaggaggaggaggaggaggaggaggaggaagagtaaaatccCAAAATAAAGTAATGATCATCCACGACACAACTTTATCTGATGAGCCTTTCTGCCAAGTCAACACGTGGAGGCTAAAACAGAGACGAGTATATTCCcgccacttctcctccttttccttatttatcaaAGACGCCGCCGCGATGAAGCAGAATTTCTCCCCACAGACAGATGTTATGAGGgaagtttgtttttttactttttaacgaAGCAGAATGTTATCGATCTTtcttgacttctttttttttttttactcttcactAGTTTGATTCACgagtgaggaagagataagagataagaggagcCACAGGAACACACTCCTTGACATTTTAGTACAAAGGAGTGATTCGTTATCGTCACCCTTCACTTCTTAGCTTATCCATCTTGCgtcatgaaggaaagagaaaacaaaacaaaaaataggatATACAATAATGTCATGAGAACTGAACGCCTGAACCCAAGTTATTCAAAACACGTTAagattataacaacaacaacatcaacatcatcatcatctactactactactactactactactactactactacttctatcactactatcactgctattactactactactcttactatcattaccattactaccaccactactattactactatcattaccactactatcaccacaactactactactactactactactactactactactactactactgctactactactactactactactactactactactactactactactactactactactactactactactactactactactactactactactactaat
This genomic interval from Portunus trituberculatus isolate SZX2019 chromosome 10, ASM1759143v1, whole genome shotgun sequence contains the following:
- the LOC123501959 gene encoding Krueppel homolog 1-like, whose translation is MAMLPPGLGSSYPVAMDMDHAYPPTTIPQPQPQYIPHPQQQLQPQPQPQPSTMEHPESPRETMEMQGVSEPPYQCKICGKGFAIPARLARHHRVHTGEKPFKCEFCEKTFSVKENLNVHRRIHTKERPYKCNICDRSFEHSGKLHRHMRTHTGERPHKCEVCGKTFVQSGQLVIHMRAHTGEKPYTCEYCQKGFTCSKQLKVHIRTHTGEKPYECDVCGKTFGYNHVLKMHKMSHLGEKLYKCTLCEEFFSSRKALDRHIRDHNNPSAHHHPQPCHSNQAQTSVMPQPQDLPWKPSPPSREPEVVDVRDSSSSSSTSNSPPANPSPVASWDSDSMDQHHQLTFRDLRRSSPDCPVASGPEVYTCYGSDGVGSRSPGYISDDSGRGASPVSDTLSPPRSPIPAGPAVTPPHLMEPPLAHPHPIDYNLLLRRLYPDLVTPRAESSPRFTLTTETGERVSYPYEILLRLQRKTEQSLLEEQEAMRRQQQQLEEHLRREEVRHKRERVFIDTVQRVLEALIGRERLERLGYPSTSTDEVLMRTLQVMGSQPCKEPSLSPIDRIKVNLRLLLECSVPDQEMWAKFGWRGKPIDDIVAEFLNFC